One genomic window of Podarcis muralis chromosome 9, rPodMur119.hap1.1, whole genome shotgun sequence includes the following:
- the LOC114604513 gene encoding uncharacterized protein LOC114604513, giving the protein MASQEAAPEAGQEKAVTGVRSVLLKRDSPGAEDRLQRRRHRAQQVRFKDLEEGEEEPLGSHLPRASAANCARRSWPQSGPRLLLALPDPHGATGISTASQTSPSLQRPTRSKSSCDLAQEGAPCAVGRSQDPPLGGTASLPALGCSLALPHAQQCPRLPATLCPGLPAPRGICPPYPGRGAPCLSASCSSQRKHCAPSSTQPHGTPSSCSSSGAPWLCPPPSEQASRAPPCAPQRGIPAPCPLAQGLPTEDPTSAFLLPTAGPPKSGKPAAPAASPGSLSTTQAHPPAPTPSQKPPDPLLPSSGRSCPPETCLSAGPGETFPRGQDHLLQLVSVAAAQRAPPPASQDLPGWVGDIHSQLQSLEGVLETSQRTIKVLLDVIQDLEKKEAQRDGRQSYRTGQDTTNCGTCRDCACIIYSVEHDFRKQEGRLQQVLSTIEPELSHSPPVATRAATPSHQEPSPTLNLPVVKAEAKKSRRKCFWFL; this is encoded by the exons ATGGCCAGCCAGGAGGCAGCCCCGGAGGCCGGGCAAGAGAAGGCTGTCACCGGGGTCCGCTCCGTGCTGCTCAAGCGCGACTCGCCGGGTGCTGAGGACCGCCTGCAGCGCCGCCGCCACCGCGCCCAGCAGGTGCGCTTCAAGGACCTAGAGGAGGGCGAAGAGGAGCCCCTGGGCAGCCACCTCCCACGTGCCTCTGCCGCAAACTGCGCCAGGCGGAGCTGGCCCCAATCCGGGCCCCGCCTGCTGCTCGCCCTGCCGGATCCCCACGGGGCGACTGGCATCAGCACCGCCAGCCAGACGTCACCCAGCCTGCAGCGGCCCACCCGCAGCAAGAGCTCCTGCGACCTCGCCCAGGAGGGGGCGCCCTGTGCAGTGGGCCGCAGCCAGGATCCGCCCCTGGGGGGCACCGCCAGCCTTCCTGCCCTTGGTTGCTCCCTCGCCTTACCCCACGCCCAGCAGTGCCCCAGACTTCCTGCCACCCTGTGCCCCGGGCTGCCAGCTCCCCGGGGGATATGCCCCCCGTACCCGGGGCGGGGGGCCCCGTGTCTCTCGGCCAGCTGCTCTTCCCAGCGCAAGCACTGTGCCCCCTCCTCCACGCAGCCCCATGGCACaccaagcagctgcagcagctctgGCGCCCCCTGGCTgtgcccacccccctctgagcaGGCCTCGAGAGCCCCTCCCTGTGCCCCCCAGAGGGGcatccctgccccctgcccccttgcTCAGGGCCTCCCCACCGAAGACCCCACCTCTGCCTTCCTGCTTCCCACAGCAGGGCCCCCTAAGTCAGGAAAACCAGCAGCGCCTGCAGCCTCCCCAGGGAGCCTCAGCACCACTCAGGCCCACCCCCCAGCCCCCACGCCTTCCCAGAAGCCTCCGGACCCCCTTCTGCCCTCCTCCGGTCGCAGCTGCCCCCCTGAGACCTGCCTCTCCGCTGGACCTGGGGAGACGTTTCCCCGCGGGCAGGACCACCTTCTGCAGCTGGTGTCTGTGGCTGCCGCGCAGAGGGCGCCCCCGCCAGCATCTCAGGACCTCCCCGGGTGGGTGGGTGACATCCACTCCCAGCTGCAGTCCCTCGAGGGGGTGCTGGAGACCAGCCAACGAACCATCAAGGTGCTACTCGATGTCATTCAGGATCTGGAGAAGAAGGAGGCGCAGCGAGATGG GCGGCAGTCCTACCGGACAGGGCAGGACACCACCAACTGCGGGACGTGCCGGGACTGTGCCTGCATCATCTACAG CGTGGAACATGATTTCCGGAAGCAGGAGGGGCGTTTGCAGCAGGTGCTGAGCACCATTGAGCCTGAGCTGAGCCACAGCCCCCCGGTGGCCACGCGAGCTGCCACGCCAAGCCACCAGGAGCCGTCGCCAACGCTGAATCTGCCCGTGGTGAAAGCGGAGGCCAAGAAGTCCCGGCGAAAGTGTTTTTGGTTCCTGTGA